Proteins from a single region of Candidatus Alcyoniella australis:
- a CDS encoding ATP-binding cassette domain-containing protein: MARPAISFENVSLNYRLFHERSASLKATLISKVKRSDTCEIFPALKNVGFQVEHGQTVAVMGRNGSGKSTLLKLVASIFDPSAGRVRIDGRVAALLELGAGFHPDLTG, translated from the coding sequence ATGGCGCGACCGGCGATCAGCTTTGAGAACGTCTCGCTTAACTACCGGCTGTTCCACGAGCGCTCGGCGAGCCTCAAGGCTACGCTGATCAGCAAGGTCAAGCGCAGCGATACCTGCGAGATCTTCCCCGCGCTGAAGAACGTCGGCTTCCAGGTCGAGCACGGCCAGACCGTGGCGGTGATGGGGCGCAACGGTTCGGGCAAATCCACGCTGCTTAAACTGGTGGCCAGCATCTTCGATCCCTCGGCCGGACGCGTGCGAATCGACGGCCGCGTGGCCGCGCTGCTCGAGCTGGGCGCCGGGTTTCACCCCGACCTGACCGG